The Brassica oleracea var. oleracea cultivar TO1000 chromosome C7, BOL, whole genome shotgun sequence sequence ATGTATATTTTGGCCAAAATGAGAATGTAAGATCTCCATGCAGATATCAAAGGCTGAGATTCGTTCTTACGACATAGTGATCCTTACATCCATGCAAAAACCTCACGTGAATATTCTACATCGGGATCTGTTAAATCACGCACACGTTAGCATGAAATACCTTTTGCACTAAATTGCGCGTATCAGGACTAGTTGTGAGAATGACGATGCAGCCTTCTAGCGATAAGTCAATACTCAATAGTAACCACCAAATATGAAACTAATAAATTAATAATATGGATTGTGGGTAGGAAAAGTTTTTAAATGTAATCATTATCAACGAGAAAAGTTTATTTAGGCGTGAAGTACTGCTGGACCCATCAGACACGGCTATTTGTGATTAACGGCATTACCATCCAACTAAAATTATGTATTCTCTATTTTAAAAAATTAAGTTTGTGATTATAAACATGTATTATTCTTAGATATATAATCTAAGCGAGAACTAATATTATTAACTATTATGCTGTTAAAAATCAGTAATTAAGTTTTGAACTGCTGCAATATGAAATTGGTCATTATGAATTGTAATCAAAAGACTACAACTTACGACTGAAATCATCTGACTGTTGTAGTCAAATGAATTGTGAGAAACAATATTTTAGTTGTAGTAATTTTGATTACAGTCGTGAGTTGTAGTCATTTTTTTTTTGGCTCAACATTCGTTCATTGCATTGGACCATAGTTCTTACACAATTGGTTTTTCAACCTCTACAAAAGCTTTAATCCAAGAAGGCATAACAGAAAACAACACATGGGCATTATTCTCGAAAGAGAGGGCCTCTTTTGCAATTCTGTCAGCTACAGCATTTCCTTGTCTTCCTCTAAAGGCTACTTGATGATCTCCCATCTTTGCTAGCATTTGGTTAATATCCTGAATATAGGCATGAATACTGGGGCGACCATTCTTTTCAACCAAGGCTTGAACTAGCTCTTTGCAATCCATTTCAAATATAAGATTAGTGTAGTTAAACCTCACCATCATACTAAGCGCCCACCGAAAGGATTTTGCCTCAACTTCAATAGGAAATCGCACTCGAGGGAGCCTTTTTCCTCCCATCCATATTACATCTCCTCGGTGATTTCTCAGCACCCACCCAATGCCACAATGGTCTTTTGTTTTGTCCCAAGCTCCATCGCTGTTACACTTCAACCAATTTTGTGGTGGCGGTATCCATCGCTCCTCTTCTCTAATCACCGGGGTTGTGTTCATTTCTTTTCTTTCTATGACATCACGACTATTCCACTCATCCAAATCCTCCATAGCCTTATTTATCAAGCTCATCGCACTATAATCCTCTCTTCGAAAATAAAAGGCATTTCGACTCTTCCACAATCTCCATAAAATCCATGGCCCCATTTTGAACTTATTATCTCCTTCTTGCGTTGAGAGGGACCAGTTGAGAATTCAATGAAGATTTGTGTAGAGAGAATCAGACCACTCCCCTCCTGGTGGAGCTGGTATCGGAGAAACTGCCCATATGAGACGAGCATAAGGGCATTGGAATAGGACGTGATTAATAGTTTCCTTCGTAGCTTGACATCGTGGGCACGAGCCATCTTTAGCAAGATGCATGTATCTCATAATCTCACCTACTGAGGGACAGTCACTCAGAGCTCTCCACAAGAAGTGGTGGATCTTGGGGCTAGTATCCGTCTTCCAAAGAGCTTGAAACAAGGCATCTAGGCTCGGCTGAAGGACCTCCGGAGTCAGTTCTTCTTGCAAAAGTGTTGCAGCCACCCAATACCCTGATTTTACTGTATAATCACTACAAGAAAACACACCGAATTCCGACGGATCTTCCGACGGACACCAAGGTCGTCGGACATTTGCGACGGAATACTGACAAATTTCCGACCAAATCCAAAAAAATGAAGTCGTCGGAATTCCGTCGGCCATTTCCGACGGAATTCCGACGACATACGGTTCGTCGGAATTTTCCGACGACTTTTCGACGACATTCCGATAAAAAATGTAACCGTTGTAGTCGTCGGAAGTTCGTCGGTATATTCCGACGAAATTCCGACGACATTCCGATTAANNNNNNNNNNNNNNNNNNNNNNNNNNNNNNNNNNNNNNNNNNNNNNNNNNNNNNNNNNNNNNNNNNNNNNNNNNNNNNNNNNNNNNNNNNNNNNNNNNNNNNNNNNNNNNNNNNNNNNNNNNNNNNNNNNNNNNNNNNNNNNNNNNNNNNNNNNNNNNNNNNNNNNNNNNNNNNNNNNNNNNNNNNNNNNNNNNNNNNNNNNNNNNNNNNNNNNNNNNNNNNNNNNNNNNNNNNNNNNNNNNNNNNNNNNNNNNNNNNNNNNNNNNNNNNNNNNNNNNNNNNNNNNNNNNNNNNNNNNNNNNNNNNNNNNNNNNNNNNNNNNNNNNNNNNNNNNNNNNNNNNNNNNNNNNNNNNNNNNNNNNNNNNNNNNNNNNNNNNNNNNNNNNNNNNNNNNNNNNNNNNNNNNNNNNNNNNNNNNNNNNNNNNNNNNNNNNNNNNNNNNNNNNNNNNNNNNNNNNNNNNNNNNNNNNNNNNNNNNNNNNNNNNNNNNNNNNNNNNNNNNNNNNNNNNNNNNNNNNNNNNNNNNNNNNNNNNNNNNNNNNNNNNNNNNNNNNNNNNNNNNNNNNNNNNNNNNNNNNNNNNNNNNNNNNNNNNNNNNNNNNNNNNNNNNNNNNNNNNNNNNNNNNNNNNNNNNNNNNNNNNNNNNNNNNNNNNNNNNNNNNNNNNNNNNNNNNNNNNNNNNNNNNNNNNNNNNNNNNNNNNNNNNNNNNNNNNNNNNNNNNNNNNNNNNNNNNNNNNNNNNNNNNNNNNNNNNNNNNNNNNNNNNNNNNNNNNNNNNNNNNNNNNNNNNNNNNNNNNNNNNNNNNNNNNNNNNNNNNNNNNNNNNNNNNNNNNNNNNNNNNNNNNNNNNNNNNNNNNNNNNNNNNNNNNNNNNNNNNNNNNNNNNNNNNNNNNNNNNNNNNNNNNNNNNNNNNNNNNNNNNNNNNNNNNNNNNNNNNNNNNNNNNNNNNNNNNNNNNNNNNNNNNNNNNNNNNNNNNNNNNNNNNNNNNNNNNNNNNNNNNNNNNNNNNNNNNNNNNNNNNNNNNNNNNNNNNNNNNNNNNNNNNNNNNNNNNNNNNNNNNNNNNNNNNNNNNNNNNNNNNNNNNNNNNNNNNNNNNNNNNNNNNNNNNNNNNNNNNNNNNNNNNNNNNNNNNNNNNNNNNNNNNNNNNNNNNNNNNNNNNNNNNNNNNNNNNNNNNNNNNNNNNNNNNNNNNNNNNNNNNNNNNNNNNNNNNNNNNNNNNNNNNNNNNNNNNNNNNNNNNNNNNNNNNNNNNNNNNNNNNNNNNNNNNNNNNNNNNNNNNNNNNNNNNNNNNNNNNNNNNNNNNNNNNNNNNNNNNNNNNNNNNNNNNNNNNNNNNNNNNNNNNNNNNNNNNNNNNNNNNNNNNNNNNNNNNNNNNNNNNNNNNNNNNNNNNNNNNNNNNNNNNNNNNNNNNNNNNNNNNNNNNNNNNNNNNNNNNNNNNNNNNNNNNNNNNNNNNNNNNNNNNNNNNNNNNNNNNNNNNNNNNNNNNNNNNNNNNNNNNNNNNNNNNNNNNNNNNNNNNNNNNNNNNNNNNNNNNNNNNNNNNNNNNNNNNNNNNNNNNNNNNNNNNNNNNNNNNNNNNNNNNNNNNNNNNNNNNNNNNNNNNNNNNNNNNNNNNNNNNNNNNNNNNNNNNNNNNNNNNNNNNNNNNNNNNNNNNNNNNNNNNNNNNNNNNNNNNNNNNNNNNNNNNNNNNNNNNNNNNNNNNNNNNNNNNNNNNNNNNNNNNNNNNNNNNNNNNNNNNNNNNNNNNNNNNNNNNNNNNNNNNNNNNNNNNNNNNNNNNNNNNNNNNNNNNNNNNNNNNNNNNNNNNNNNNNNNNNNNNNNNNNNNNNNNNNNNNNNNNNNNNNNNNNNNNNNNNNNNNNNNNNNNNNNNNNNNNNNNNNNNNNNNNNNNNNNNNNNNNNNNNNNNNNNNNNNNNNNNNNNNNNNNNNNNNNNNNNNNNNNNNNNNNNNNNNNNNNNNNNNNNNNNNNNNNNNNNNNNNNNNNNNNNNNNNNNNNNNNNNNNNNNNNNNNNNNNNNNNNNNNNNNNNNNNNNNNNNNNNNNNNNNNNNNNNNNNNNNNNNNNNNNNNNNNNNNNNNNNNNNNNNNNNNNNNNNNNNNNNNNNNNNNNNNNNNNNNNNNNNNNNNNNNNNNNNNNNNNNNNNNNNNNNNNNNNNNNNNNNNNNNNNNNNNNNNNNNNNNNNNNNNNNNNNNNNNNNNNNNNNNNNNNNNNNNNNNNNNNNNNNNNNNNNNNNNNNNNNNNNNNNNNNNNNNNNNNNNNNNNNNNNNNNNNNNNNNNNNNNNNNNNNNNNNNNNNNNNNNNNNNNNNNNNNNNNNNNNNNNNNNNNNNNNNNNNNNNNNNNNNNNNNNNNNNNNNNNNNNNNNNNNNNNNNNNNNNNNNNNNNNNNNNNNNNNNNNNNNNNNNNNNNNNNNNNNNNNNNNNNNNNNNNNNNNNNNNNNNNNNNNNNNNNNNNNNNNNNNNNNNNNNNNNNNNNNNNNNNNNNNNNNNNNNNNNNNNNNNNNNNNNNNNNNNNNNNNNNNNNNNNNNNNNNNNNNNNNNNNNNNNNNNNNNNNNNNNNNNNNNNNNNNNNNNNNNNNNNNNNNNNNNNNNNNNNNNNNNNNNNNNNNNNNNNNNNNNNNNNNNNNNNNNNNNNNNNNNNNNNNNNNNNNNNNNNNNNNNNNNNNNNNNNNNNNNNNNNNNNNNNNNNNNNNNNNNNNNNNNNNNNNNNNNNNNNNNNNNNNNNNNNNNNNNNNNNNNNNNNNNNNNNNNNNNNNNNNNNNNNNNNNNNNNNNNNNNNNNNNNNNNNNNNNNNNNNNNNNNNNNNNNNNNNNNNNNNNNNNNNNNNNNNNNNNNNNNNNNNNNNNNNNNNNNNNNNNNNNNNNNNNNNNNNNNNNNNNNNNNNNNNNNNNNNNNNNNNNNNNNNNNNNNNNNNNNNNNNNNNNNNNNNNNNNNNNNNNNNNNNNNNNNNNNNNNNNNNNNNNNNNNNNNNNNNNNNNNNNNNNNNNNNNNNNNNNNNNNNNNNNNNNNNNNNNNNNNNNNNNNNNNNNNNNNNNNNNNNNNNNNNNNNNNNNNNNNNNNNNNNNNNNNNNNNNNNNNNNNNNNNNNNNNNNNNNNNNNNNNNNNNNNNNNNNNNNNNNNNNNNNNNNNNNNNNNNNNNNNNNNNNNNNNNNNNNNNNNNNNNNNNNNNNNNNNNNNNNNNNNNNNNNNNNNNNNNNNNNNNNNNNNNNNNNNNNNNNNNNNNNNNNNNNNNNNNNNNNNNNNNNNNNNNNNNNNNNNNNNNNNNNNNNNNNNNNNNNNNNNNNNNNNNNNNNNNNNNNNNNNNNNNNNNNNNNNNNNNNNNNNNNNNNNNNNNNNNNNNNNNNNNNNNNNNNNNNNNNNNNNNNNNNNNNNNNNNNNNNNNNNNNNNNNNNNNNNNNNNNNNNNNNNNNNNNNNNNNNNNNNNNNNNNNNNNNNNNNNNNNNNNNNNNNNNNNNNNNNNNNNNNNNNNNNNNNNNNNNNNNNNNNNNNNNNNNNNNNNNNNNNNNNNNNNNNNNNNNNNNNNNNNNNNNNNNNNNNNNNNNNNNNNNNNNNNNNNNNNNNNNNNNNNNNNNNNNNNNNNNNNNNNNNNNNNNNNNNNNNNNNNNNNNNNNNNNNNNNNNNNNNNNNNNNNNNNNNNNNNNNNNNNNNNNNNNNNNNNNNNNNNNNNNNNNNNNNNNNNNNNNNNNNNNNNNNNNNNNNNNNNNNNNN is a genomic window containing:
- the LOC106303062 gene encoding uncharacterized protein LOC106303062, with the protein product MEDLDEWNSRDVIERKEMNTTPVIREEERWIPPPQNWLKCNSDGAWDKTKDHCGIGWVLRNHRGDVIWMGGKRLPRVRFPIEVEAKSFRWALSMMVRFNYTNLIFEMDCKELVQALVEKNGRPSIHAYIQDINQMLAKMGDHQVAFRGRQGNAVADRIAKEALSFENNAHVLFSVMPSWIKAFVEVEKPIV